One window of the Anoplolepis gracilipes chromosome 9, ASM4749672v1, whole genome shotgun sequence genome contains the following:
- the LOC140669309 gene encoding uncharacterized protein isoform X1, whose product MSAKRDDIKQVPWFSLTEWHEVYRQIYSNDVIEQTKAYEALLAWKTRIPKLPVGVDCTLSILQVCLRDREWTSKIDNGELPMYCENDLSLMYSTTIMRFLNHFCNIGHTKQTSLFRIAKQLKIPEWIVSLRHQAAHGYELPSLGVLRIAINILLQWLHDEYWAAEACAIEKCYMEKANVVKEKEELEEIQAFSDLIELWTAVSLYIDAGYKLVSNLPEVQLQEILQDLRTYMSSQYCNKTSDNDENKYIFIYGKTIKIDKEYNLKGAQALLLSEISMHLTENKSLITIHKKSDIICNVLLKNEAFLPNSDVLQIFQQKGRKNIDLKRKILPPGILQFWKDIIFLLHNKKILDVLIFKLLSIINQEQESKEKRILATLWIISIVYSFIQLDLAQNISRTLECKQTTKSTKLASKISLSQHLKELVHHNHPYLRNVLWLDITSTIPHFLIDINFVSKLLLHVNEFSARLIEPVLKFVSSKINVQAKKHLLNLLKIYTFQKYDEDSNNYIYEEKIFTVEDFDTSSTKNKVKIYKKQRTTKKKTAYLLTDQIIRNLHWKPAPDTLLSYQWAECPIGLLPWQMDSLKSLEPLKVNPSKHSVSILDSQIIAGIVHRKNLKTQSHIKWENVLRKKKKIERKRDKNITDLIMNRALEIAKKTNVNA is encoded by the exons ATGTCCGCAAAGCGCGATGATATAAAGCAAGTGCCATGGTTTTCTCT AACGGAATGGCACGAGGTGTACAGACAAATTTACTCCAACGATGTGATCGAACAAACGAAAGCATACGAAGCGCTTTTAGCATGGAAAACTAG GATCCCGAAACTACCGGTGGGTGTCGACTGCACTTTATCAATTTTGCAAGTATGCCTTCGAGATCGTGAATGGACGTCCAAAATTGACAATGGCGAGCTGCCAATGTACTGTGAAAATGATTTGAGTTTAATGTATTCTACCACTATCATGAGATTCTTGAACCATTTTTGCAATATAGGGCATACAAAACAGACATCTCTATTTCGGATTGCCAAACAACTAAAAATTCCAGAGTGGATAGTTAGTTTAAGGCATCAAGCTGCTCATGGATATGAATTACCTTCCCTTGGAGTATTGAGAATAGCGATTAATATATTGCTCCAATGGTTACAT gatgAATATTGGGCAGCTGAGGCATGTGcgatagaaaaatgttatatggAAAAAGCTAATGTagtaaaagaaaaggaagaactCGAAGAGATACAGGCCTTTTCAGATTTAATCGAACTTTGGACAGCTGTCAGTTTATATATCGATGCTGGTTATAAATTAGTGTCAAATTTACCAGAGGTACAATTaca agaaatattGCAAGATTTACGAACGTATATGTCGTCccaatattgcaataaaacttcagataatgatgaaaacaaatacatattcATTTATGGAAAAACTATAAAGATCGATAaggaatataatttgaaaggTGCACAAGCTTTACTTTTATCCGAGATATCTATGCATTTGACTgaaaacaaatctttaatCACGATACATAAGAAGAGTGACATAATTTGCAATGTATTACTGAAGAATGAAGCTTTTCTACCAAATTCAGATGTTCtgcaaatttttcaacaaaaaggaagaaaaaatattgacttaaaaagaaagattttaccGCCCGGTATACTTCAATTTTGGAAAGATATCATTTTCTTGCtgcataacaaaaaaatattagacgtATTGATATTTAAGCTGCtaagtattataaatcaaGAACAAGAAAGCAAGGAAAAAAGAATTCTCGCTACTTTATGGATAATCTCTATTGTTTATAGCTTTATTCAACTAGATTTGgctcaaaatatttctcgtaCTTTGGAATGTAAGCAAACAACAAAGAGCACAAAACTAGCTTCAAAAATATCTCTAAGTCAACATCTCAAAGAGCTCGTACATCATAATCATCCATATTTGCGGAATGTCTTATGGTTAGATATTACGAGTACCATACCGCATTttcttattgatataaattttgtatcaaaacttttattacatgtaaatGAATTCTCTGCAAGGTTGATAGAACCAGTTTTAAAGTTTGTTTCATCGAAAATAAATGTGCAGgcaaaaaaacatttgttaaatttacttaaaatttatacattccAAAAGTATGATGAAGACAGCAACAATTATAtctatgaagaaaaaatatttaccgttGAAGATTTTGATACAAgttcaacaaaaaataaagtaaaaatatacaagaaacAACGTACGACTAAAAAGAAAACTGCTTACTTATTAACCGATCAAATAATTCGCAATTTACATTGGAAGCCAGCACCTG ATACTCTTCTCTCTTATCAATGGGCCGAGTGTCCTATTGGATTATTGCCATGGCAGATGGATTCGTTAAAGAGTTTAGAACCACTTAAAGTAAATCCGTCAAAACATTCAGTTTCAATCCTAGACTCACAAATAATTGCTGGTATTGTACatcgtaaaaatttgaaaacgcAAAGTCATATTAAGTGGGAAAACGTAttgcgaaaaaagaaaaagatagagagaaaacgtgacaaaaatatcacagatttaataatgaatagaGCATTGGAAATCgctaaaaaaacaaatgtaaacgcatag
- the LOC140669310 gene encoding transmembrane protein 135 isoform X1 yields MPARLSKLSIDTSCMDYAHPWTDSCVSATTGLGLHTLQESFKIYTTVYIIAFLMKRKVPSKRDIKKTVLAILQSTAFLAWSGFSYSLFICLLRQILGRFYLPTVSFLPSFLSSLSAIVIERSSRRTLLCLYVSNIATETLFRMGVWRGYFSPIPKGEVYIFAVSVAVLLYFFRSKINKQDQIYKILRIIVGRYEEAECFTRRKLHFESSKNNEIGDADNDRNVQRNSQNYRFSVLQKSFEAYKYIINILKAQSKHGSCPHTYSCAHYILMDSARIFSYGVCGQIALKLIFQFKRLFQKPKLLRKTIFQKENLNLAMFLGGFAGLYRLMSCFLRRTFHKDSHTYAIPAGLVASITFMAYPNTTVALYFMWKALQLLWNDVAENEKVPEIKWFVIFLYCFSTATLFHAAIIEPQNLRSSYWRFLYNVSGGRIAAMSRIPLNMFGLETNKNLQEVLRKTKTTDQINFSF; encoded by the exons ATGCCCGCACGACTCAGCAAGTTATCGATCGATACGTCCTGCATGGATTATGCACACCCATGGACGGACTCTTGCGTTAGCGCGACCACTGGTCTCGGTTTGCACACTTTACAGGAATCCTTCAAGATATACACCACTGTCTATATA attgcatttttaatgaaaagaaagGTACCATCAAAAAGAGACATTAAGAAAACTGTATTAGCCATTCTCCAATCTACAGCATTTCTTGCATGGAGTGGTTTTTCTTATTCattgtttatttgtttattaag gcAAATACTGGGGCGTTTCTATTTACCGACTGTATCTTTCCTTCCGTCCTTTTTATCTAGTTTATCTGCCATTGTCATAGAAAGATCTTCAAGGCGTACATTATTGTGTCTCTATGTGTCAAACATT GCAACAGAAACGCTCTTTAGAATGGGTGTGTGGAGAGGATATTTTTCGCCTATTCCAAAAGGAGAGGTCTACATCTTTGCTGTAAGCGTAGCTGTGTTACTGTACTTTTTtcgttcaaaaataaataagcaggatcaaatatataaaatacttag gataATTGTTGGACGATACGAAGAGGCTGAATGTTTTACCagaagaaaattacattttgaatcctccaaaaataatgaaattggCGATGCAGATAACGACAGAAATGTACAAAGGAACTCTCAAAACTATAGATTTAgtgttttacaaaaatcttttgaagcatacaaatatatcattaatatcttaaaagcACAGAGTAAACATGGTTCGTGTCCACATACTTATAGCTGCGCACACTACATTCTAATG GATAGTGCAAGAATCTTCAGTTATGGTGTTTGCGGCCAAATAGcgcttaaattaattttccaatttaaaagattatttcagaagccaaaattattaaggaagaccatttttcaaaaagaaaatctaaatctaGCTATGTTCCTTGGAGGATTTGCCGGCCTTTATAGG CTAATGTCATGCTTCTTAAGAAGAACTTTCCATAAAGATTCACACACTTATGCTATTCCTGCTGGACTTGTCGCAAGCATAACATTTATGGCATATCCCAATACTACTGTGGCCTTATATTTCATGTGGAAGGCATTAcag CTATTATGGAATGATGTGgcagaaaatgaaaaagtacCAGAAATAAAATGGTTCGTgatctttttatattgctttAGCACAGCCACTCTCTTTCACGCAGCTATAATAGAACCACAAAATTTAAGATCATCTTATTGGAGATTCCTTTACAATGTGTCTGGTGGAAG AATAGCGGCGATGTCTCGGATACCTTTAAATATGTTTGGTTTAGAGACCAACAAGAATTTGCAAGAAGTGCTCAGAAAAACAAAGACAAcagatcaaattaatttctctttctaa
- the LOC140669310 gene encoding transmembrane protein 135 isoform X2, with product MKRKVPSKRDIKKTVLAILQSTAFLAWSGFSYSLFICLLRQILGRFYLPTVSFLPSFLSSLSAIVIERSSRRTLLCLYVSNIATETLFRMGVWRGYFSPIPKGEVYIFAVSVAVLLYFFRSKINKQDQIYKILRIIVGRYEEAECFTRRKLHFESSKNNEIGDADNDRNVQRNSQNYRFSVLQKSFEAYKYIINILKAQSKHGSCPHTYSCAHYILMDSARIFSYGVCGQIALKLIFQFKRLFQKPKLLRKTIFQKENLNLAMFLGGFAGLYRLMSCFLRRTFHKDSHTYAIPAGLVASITFMAYPNTTVALYFMWKALQLLWNDVAENEKVPEIKWFVIFLYCFSTATLFHAAIIEPQNLRSSYWRFLYNVSGGRIAAMSRIPLNMFGLETNKNLQEVLRKTKTTDQINFSF from the exons atgaaaagaaagGTACCATCAAAAAGAGACATTAAGAAAACTGTATTAGCCATTCTCCAATCTACAGCATTTCTTGCATGGAGTGGTTTTTCTTATTCattgtttatttgtttattaag gcAAATACTGGGGCGTTTCTATTTACCGACTGTATCTTTCCTTCCGTCCTTTTTATCTAGTTTATCTGCCATTGTCATAGAAAGATCTTCAAGGCGTACATTATTGTGTCTCTATGTGTCAAACATT GCAACAGAAACGCTCTTTAGAATGGGTGTGTGGAGAGGATATTTTTCGCCTATTCCAAAAGGAGAGGTCTACATCTTTGCTGTAAGCGTAGCTGTGTTACTGTACTTTTTtcgttcaaaaataaataagcaggatcaaatatataaaatacttag gataATTGTTGGACGATACGAAGAGGCTGAATGTTTTACCagaagaaaattacattttgaatcctccaaaaataatgaaattggCGATGCAGATAACGACAGAAATGTACAAAGGAACTCTCAAAACTATAGATTTAgtgttttacaaaaatcttttgaagcatacaaatatatcattaatatcttaaaagcACAGAGTAAACATGGTTCGTGTCCACATACTTATAGCTGCGCACACTACATTCTAATG GATAGTGCAAGAATCTTCAGTTATGGTGTTTGCGGCCAAATAGcgcttaaattaattttccaatttaaaagattatttcagaagccaaaattattaaggaagaccatttttcaaaaagaaaatctaaatctaGCTATGTTCCTTGGAGGATTTGCCGGCCTTTATAGG CTAATGTCATGCTTCTTAAGAAGAACTTTCCATAAAGATTCACACACTTATGCTATTCCTGCTGGACTTGTCGCAAGCATAACATTTATGGCATATCCCAATACTACTGTGGCCTTATATTTCATGTGGAAGGCATTAcag CTATTATGGAATGATGTGgcagaaaatgaaaaagtacCAGAAATAAAATGGTTCGTgatctttttatattgctttAGCACAGCCACTCTCTTTCACGCAGCTATAATAGAACCACAAAATTTAAGATCATCTTATTGGAGATTCCTTTACAATGTGTCTGGTGGAAG AATAGCGGCGATGTCTCGGATACCTTTAAATATGTTTGGTTTAGAGACCAACAAGAATTTGCAAGAAGTGCTCAGAAAAACAAAGACAAcagatcaaattaatttctctttctaa
- the Iru gene encoding E3 ubiquitin-protein ligase RNF115 isoform X1, whose translation MAEAVVDGSPMSRFFCHKCSVEIERLLPNYTCPRCACGFIEELESSSNEGSSGMDVNSEDLSDVDVDILGYNSSQRSDRDRDIIEMIMGLSNTYTNQQSSTNQPSGAGNRNYVLGSRRRSNWSRAPQDGRRTSSNRRRQESLPVPIENFIQDFIFNLSGAASLGNSVGQDAQPSVFNIRLFLGNPGDYVWGRDGLDAIVTQLLNQMDGTGPPPLPRKQIDEIPTTAISQSQVDCKLQCSVCWEDFKLSEPVRQLPCQHVYHAPCIIPWLELHGTCPICRQNLGDQNSVEANQDTGPNLAGSAALAGSSFAALFRAANEANRTGQPISRTSSSSSSTSSE comes from the exons ATGGCGGAGGCCGTTGTGGACGGGAGTCCAATGTCCCGATTTTTTTGCCACAAATGCAGTGTCGAAATTGAGCGTTTGTTACCA aactACACGTGTCCACGATGTGCATGTGGTTTTATCGAAGAGCTGGAAAGTAGCAGCAATGAAGGTAGTTCAGGTATGGATGTGAATAGTGAAGATCTGAGCGATGTGGACGTCGATATCTTAGGATATAAC TCTTCACAGCGCTCCGATCGTGATCGTGACATAATAGAAATGATAATGGGACTGTCGAATACATATACCAATCAACAATCAAGTACCAATCAACCATCGGGTGCAGGTAACAGAAACTATGTGCTTGGAAGTAGAAGAAGATCTAATTGGTCTCGCGCTCCTCAAGATGGACGTCGTACCAGTAg CAATCGTAGAAGACAAGAGAGCCTGCCGGTACCTATAGAGAATTTCATACAAGATTTTATCTTCAATCTGTCTGGAGCAGCAAGTTTAGGCAATTCTGTGGGACAAGATGCGCAGCCATCTGT atTCAATATTAGACTGTTCTTGGGAAATCCTGGAGATTATGTTTGGGGTCGCGACGGATTAGATGCTATTGTTACCCAATTATTGAATCAAATGGACGGTACCGGACCTCCACCTTTACCGCGCAAGCAGATTGATGAGATACCTACAACAGCTATATCGCAAAGCCAAGTTG ACTGTAAGCTACAATGTTCCGTTTGTTGGGAAGATTTCAAGCTATCGGAACCTGTTAGACAGCTGCCTTGTCAGCATGTTTATCATGCACCATGCATTATACCGTGGTTGGAATTA caTGGAACTTGTCCCATTTGCAGACAAAATTTGGGAGATCAAAACTCAGTTGAAGCGAACCAAGATACCGGACCCAATTTGGCCGGATCTGCTGCATTAGCCGGATCGAGTTTTGCCGCTTTATTCAG GGCAGCAAACGAAGCAAATCGAACAGGACAACCAATCAGTCGGACATCATCTTCATCATCATCTACTTCATCAGAATAG
- the LOC140669309 gene encoding uncharacterized protein isoform X2, whose protein sequence is MASCQWHTKQTSLFRIAKQLKIPEWIVSLRHQAAHGYELPSLGVLRIAINILLQWLHDEYWAAEACAIEKCYMEKANVVKEKEELEEIQAFSDLIELWTAVSLYIDAGYKLVSNLPEVQLQEILQDLRTYMSSQYCNKTSDNDENKYIFIYGKTIKIDKEYNLKGAQALLLSEISMHLTENKSLITIHKKSDIICNVLLKNEAFLPNSDVLQIFQQKGRKNIDLKRKILPPGILQFWKDIIFLLHNKKILDVLIFKLLSIINQEQESKEKRILATLWIISIVYSFIQLDLAQNISRTLECKQTTKSTKLASKISLSQHLKELVHHNHPYLRNVLWLDITSTIPHFLIDINFVSKLLLHVNEFSARLIEPVLKFVSSKINVQAKKHLLNLLKIYTFQKYDEDSNNYIYEEKIFTVEDFDTSSTKNKVKIYKKQRTTKKKTAYLLTDQIIRNLHWKPAPDTLLSYQWAECPIGLLPWQMDSLKSLEPLKVNPSKHSVSILDSQIIAGIVHRKNLKTQSHIKWENVLRKKKKIERKRDKNITDLIMNRALEIAKKTNVNA, encoded by the exons ATGGCGAGCTGCCAAT GGCATACAAAACAGACATCTCTATTTCGGATTGCCAAACAACTAAAAATTCCAGAGTGGATAGTTAGTTTAAGGCATCAAGCTGCTCATGGATATGAATTACCTTCCCTTGGAGTATTGAGAATAGCGATTAATATATTGCTCCAATGGTTACAT gatgAATATTGGGCAGCTGAGGCATGTGcgatagaaaaatgttatatggAAAAAGCTAATGTagtaaaagaaaaggaagaactCGAAGAGATACAGGCCTTTTCAGATTTAATCGAACTTTGGACAGCTGTCAGTTTATATATCGATGCTGGTTATAAATTAGTGTCAAATTTACCAGAGGTACAATTaca agaaatattGCAAGATTTACGAACGTATATGTCGTCccaatattgcaataaaacttcagataatgatgaaaacaaatacatattcATTTATGGAAAAACTATAAAGATCGATAaggaatataatttgaaaggTGCACAAGCTTTACTTTTATCCGAGATATCTATGCATTTGACTgaaaacaaatctttaatCACGATACATAAGAAGAGTGACATAATTTGCAATGTATTACTGAAGAATGAAGCTTTTCTACCAAATTCAGATGTTCtgcaaatttttcaacaaaaaggaagaaaaaatattgacttaaaaagaaagattttaccGCCCGGTATACTTCAATTTTGGAAAGATATCATTTTCTTGCtgcataacaaaaaaatattagacgtATTGATATTTAAGCTGCtaagtattataaatcaaGAACAAGAAAGCAAGGAAAAAAGAATTCTCGCTACTTTATGGATAATCTCTATTGTTTATAGCTTTATTCAACTAGATTTGgctcaaaatatttctcgtaCTTTGGAATGTAAGCAAACAACAAAGAGCACAAAACTAGCTTCAAAAATATCTCTAAGTCAACATCTCAAAGAGCTCGTACATCATAATCATCCATATTTGCGGAATGTCTTATGGTTAGATATTACGAGTACCATACCGCATTttcttattgatataaattttgtatcaaaacttttattacatgtaaatGAATTCTCTGCAAGGTTGATAGAACCAGTTTTAAAGTTTGTTTCATCGAAAATAAATGTGCAGgcaaaaaaacatttgttaaatttacttaaaatttatacattccAAAAGTATGATGAAGACAGCAACAATTATAtctatgaagaaaaaatatttaccgttGAAGATTTTGATACAAgttcaacaaaaaataaagtaaaaatatacaagaaacAACGTACGACTAAAAAGAAAACTGCTTACTTATTAACCGATCAAATAATTCGCAATTTACATTGGAAGCCAGCACCTG ATACTCTTCTCTCTTATCAATGGGCCGAGTGTCCTATTGGATTATTGCCATGGCAGATGGATTCGTTAAAGAGTTTAGAACCACTTAAAGTAAATCCGTCAAAACATTCAGTTTCAATCCTAGACTCACAAATAATTGCTGGTATTGTACatcgtaaaaatttgaaaacgcAAAGTCATATTAAGTGGGAAAACGTAttgcgaaaaaagaaaaagatagagagaaaacgtgacaaaaatatcacagatttaataatgaatagaGCATTGGAAATCgctaaaaaaacaaatgtaaacgcatag
- the Iru gene encoding E3 ubiquitin-protein ligase Iruka isoform X2, whose translation MAEAVVDGSPMSRFFCHKCSVEIERLLPNYTCPRCACGFIEELESSSNEGSSGMDVNSEDLSDVDVDILGYNSSQRSDRDRDIIEMIMGLSNTYTNQQSSTNQPSGAGNRNYVLGSRRRSNWSRAPQDGRRTSSNRRRQESLPVPIENFIQDFIFNLSGAASLGNSVGQDAQPSVLFLGNPGDYVWGRDGLDAIVTQLLNQMDGTGPPPLPRKQIDEIPTTAISQSQVDCKLQCSVCWEDFKLSEPVRQLPCQHVYHAPCIIPWLELHGTCPICRQNLGDQNSVEANQDTGPNLAGSAALAGSSFAALFRAANEANRTGQPISRTSSSSSSTSSE comes from the exons ATGGCGGAGGCCGTTGTGGACGGGAGTCCAATGTCCCGATTTTTTTGCCACAAATGCAGTGTCGAAATTGAGCGTTTGTTACCA aactACACGTGTCCACGATGTGCATGTGGTTTTATCGAAGAGCTGGAAAGTAGCAGCAATGAAGGTAGTTCAGGTATGGATGTGAATAGTGAAGATCTGAGCGATGTGGACGTCGATATCTTAGGATATAAC TCTTCACAGCGCTCCGATCGTGATCGTGACATAATAGAAATGATAATGGGACTGTCGAATACATATACCAATCAACAATCAAGTACCAATCAACCATCGGGTGCAGGTAACAGAAACTATGTGCTTGGAAGTAGAAGAAGATCTAATTGGTCTCGCGCTCCTCAAGATGGACGTCGTACCAGTAg CAATCGTAGAAGACAAGAGAGCCTGCCGGTACCTATAGAGAATTTCATACAAGATTTTATCTTCAATCTGTCTGGAGCAGCAAGTTTAGGCAATTCTGTGGGACAAGATGCGCAGCCATCTGT ACTGTTCTTGGGAAATCCTGGAGATTATGTTTGGGGTCGCGACGGATTAGATGCTATTGTTACCCAATTATTGAATCAAATGGACGGTACCGGACCTCCACCTTTACCGCGCAAGCAGATTGATGAGATACCTACAACAGCTATATCGCAAAGCCAAGTTG ACTGTAAGCTACAATGTTCCGTTTGTTGGGAAGATTTCAAGCTATCGGAACCTGTTAGACAGCTGCCTTGTCAGCATGTTTATCATGCACCATGCATTATACCGTGGTTGGAATTA caTGGAACTTGTCCCATTTGCAGACAAAATTTGGGAGATCAAAACTCAGTTGAAGCGAACCAAGATACCGGACCCAATTTGGCCGGATCTGCTGCATTAGCCGGATCGAGTTTTGCCGCTTTATTCAG GGCAGCAAACGAAGCAAATCGAACAGGACAACCAATCAGTCGGACATCATCTTCATCATCATCTACTTCATCAGAATAG